The Acidobacteriota bacterium sequence GCGCCTGGGCGTTCGGGGGTCAACAGGCGCCCGCCGGGCGCCTCACTGCTGGCCGAGGAAGAACGCCGCCAGCGTCGTGGCGCCGGCCACCAGCACGACGGCCGCGCAGCACGCCAGCAGCAGAACGATGGGGATCGCGACGACCGCGACGGCCCGCCCCGTCGAGAGCGAGTGCACCGCGCGGACGGCCACCACGCTGACCACGAGCCCCCACAGGCTCGCCACGAAGCTCCCGATGACGGGCACGATCCCGACCCACTGCGTCAGTCCCAGCCCGTGCGCCAGCGCGTTGAAGAGCGAGCCGAGTCTTCCTTGGCCTCCGAAGAGGATGGCGAGCAGGTGGTAGATGACCGCGGTGACGAAAACCGAGACGGGCAGCCACACGATTCCCGCGGGAACGAACAGCAGGCCGAGGCCCGCGCTCCAGAAGGCCCCCCCGATTCCGGCGAGCAGGCCGCCGATGACGGCGATGAGCAGGCCGGGGAGCAGCGCCTCGCGGTCCTCGGCAACCTCTTTCACCGCCTCTTCGTCGAGCTGAACGATCCGCCACGCCCGCCGCAATGCCTGCTGGAAATCCATCGCCGAACCCCCATCGCCGGCCGCCGATCTCGCCGGCGCTCCGGCGCCGCAGTATATCCGCGCGACCGGAGCCGGCGGAATCTGGTATCGTCTCGCGTCGCGGCGGGGGGAGGCGGTCGCCGGGAGGCCGCCGGGCGTGAGCGCTGAAGAGCCGCAACGATCGATGCGCCGGACGGCGTTCCGCCTCGGCGTGTTGATCCTCCTCCTTCTCGCCTACCCCCTGGGCGCCCTGATCCTCTCCCGTTTCGCGCCTCCGGGGCCTCAGCCGCCTCCCGGGCGGGTCCGGGTGACGGCGCTGCAGCGGGAAAGCGGCGAGGTCCGGTTCCACCTGCGCGTCGACAACCTGTCGGACCGCCCGTTCCGGGTCGAGCGGATCGCCCTCCTCCTCCTCGACGCCCGCGACAGGCCGGCGATCACCTGGATCGAGGAGTCGGCGGCCCTCCGGGACCGGCTGGGGGACGACGAAACGGTTCCCCCCGGAAGCACGCGCGAGATCGGCCGGTTCGCCCTCCCCGTGCCCTCGGCGATCGACGCCCCCGTTCTCAGCGTGGCGGTCGCCGTGCTCCGGGAGGGGGATCGGCGCCCGGCGACCCTCGAGGCCGACCAGCCGCTCACCTCGCCCCGGTGAGGCGACGGTAGCGGCGTTCCGCTTCCTCGAGCGAGCGGTCGCGGCGCGGGTAGATGCGCCGCGCTTCGTCGAGCTCCCGCCGCGCCGCGCGGTACAGACCGAGATCCAGCAAGGCGTGCGCCAGGAGCGCGCGGGCCACCCGGTTGCACGGGTCGGCGGCCACCGCGCGCGCCAGGCACGCCCGCGCGGCCTCGAGGTTGCCCTGCCGCCGGTGGTACGCGCCCAGCGCCTGCCAGGCGAGGCTCGCTCCGGGGTCCAGCTCGAGCGTGCGGAGGAGTTCGGCGCGGGCCTCCTCGTCCCGCCCCAGCTTCGCGAGGGCCGCCGCCCGCGCCCAGTGGGCGTCCGCGTGCCCGGGGTCGCGCTCGAGCGCCTCCTCGTAGAAGGCGAGGGCCGCGCGCGGCCGCCCCGCGGTGCTCAACGACATGCCGATGTTGTACGAGGTCTCCGCGCGGGGAATCGGGGGGATTCCCGGCGGGACGAACCCCAATCCGAGCACCACGGCCGCCGCGGGAAGATCCCGCGCCCGCACCGCCGGCAGGCCGAGCGCCGCCAGCAGCAGGAGCGCCGGGAGGGCGGGAGCGCGGTACCGGGCGGTGGGAAAGAAGAGCACGCACGCCGCCAGGACCCCCGCGGCCATCAGCGCCGGGGGTGCCGGCAGGGTCCTCCGGCGGACGAGGGCGGCGGTGCCGGCGGCGGCGAGTGGCCCGAGGAGCACGAAGGGAAACCCCCACGGGAGGAGCAACGCTCGCATCACCGCCGACTCCTCGCGGGCATCGTAGATGTCGCGGTTGCGTCCGATCTCGCGGACCGAGAGGGTGGCGGCCGTTTTCCAGGCGACGATCCCGAGCCAGGACAGGGGCCGGCGTGTCGCGAAGCGGAGTCCCTGCCGGTAGAACCACGCCGACTCCGCCGCTCGCGTCCGCGCGCCGCCTCGGCAGCGCGGCTGTTCGGTGAGCTCGTTCCACGCCATCCCGGGCCGTATGGCGACGGTGGAGGGATAGTCGGGGTTGTTGCCGATCCAGAAGTTGATCCCGCCGTTGTAGGAAACCGGGATGAAGCCCTCCCCGTACCGTGCATTGCGCCAAGCGACGGCCACGACCGGCACGGCCGCGACGAGCAGGAAGAG is a genomic window containing:
- a CDS encoding tetratricopeptide repeat protein, with product MDGSPAMPPPPRPLRWHGAWLAALFAAAFLVRAAVIVESARSPYHEHLVLDAGTYHQIATRGDPAGPFWQPPGYPWFLRAVYRAFGRDDPALARWVQALFGAAACLSIAAAGSRLGRPRAGLAAGWAAAFYGPLVYFDNEILPASPGVLLAALIVLLLSGRVPPGTGQVLAAGAVLGAGGVLLPPLAVPGALLAAWLARRSGWRRAALFLLVAAVPVVAVAWRNARYGEGFIPVSYNGGINFWIGNNPDYPSTVAIRPGMAWNELTEQPRCRGGARTRAAESAWFYRQGLRFATRRPLSWLGIVAWKTAATLSVREIGRNRDIYDAREESAVMRALLLPWGFPFVLLGPLAAAGTAALVRRRTLPAPPALMAAGVLAACVLFFPTARYRAPALPALLLLAALGLPAVRARDLPAAAVVLGLGFVPPGIPPIPRAETSYNIGMSLSTAGRPRAALAFYEEALERDPGHADAHWARAAALAKLGRDEEARAELLRTLELDPGASLAWQALGAYHRRQGNLEAARACLARAVAADPCNRVARALLAHALLDLGLYRAARRELDEARRIYPRRDRSLEEAERRYRRLTGAR